One genomic segment of Brevibacillus laterosporus LMG 15441 includes these proteins:
- a CDS encoding non-ribosomal peptide synthetase, translating into MIHSHSLTTPYLSDKTIHQLFESQAEKNPDNPAIILEQEKLTYQELNSKANQLARLLIEKGVQTDQIVGIFMDRSIEMVISILAILKAGGAYVPIDVEYPQERIQYMLKDSQTKIVLTQHALVGLIREADFQGQVITFEDPAIMMQAELNLNLDCKNTDLAYVIYTSGTTGSPKGTMLEHKGIVNLIDYFQKILEITPNDRVGQFASISFDASVSEFFMALLTGASLYMISKDTINDFVSFETFMNQHKISIITLPPTYLIHLNPERILYLRKLITAGSATSFPLVNKWKDRVTYMNAYGPTESSICASTWIAKTEDAGQQAVPIGSPIQNTQIYILNPNLEEVPFGETGELCISGIGLARGYWNRPELTSEKFITHPYLPGEKMYKTGDLAKWRSDGTIEYIGRMDHQVKIRGHRVELGEVETVLLRYHKIREAAVIAKKDELEQAYLCAYFVETEQVSPAELREHVAKDLPVYMIPSYFVRLDKMPLTPNDKIDRKALPEPHASLLDTTEFEAPTTEIEAILAEIWQSVLGNNRVGIHDNFYALGGDSIKAIQVAARLYAYQLKLETKDLLKHPTITEIVPLLKQTSKKSEQGIVEGEVGLTPIQQWFFDQQFTNMHHYNQSYVLSHPNGIDEVLIRKVFDKMIEHHDALRMVYKRVNGRIKQINRGKTGPLYDFFTFDLRSNQDVQQAIYEESYRLHSQINLNEGPLVKLGLFHTQKGDHLFIAIHHLIVDGISWRILFEDISTAYAQVLESKEIALPEKTDSFQEWSLEIEKYATSKELLHEIPYWQALESIAKPTPLPKDFENSLVKQNSIQHMKMELSVEDTGHLLKNVNHAYQTEINDILLSGLSLALLEWAKVDQILINVEGHGREDIIEQANIARTVGWFTCQYPVLVKMDKSDDLSYHIKSVKENLRKIPNKGIGYEILKYKTAKEINTSLSFSLQPSITFNYLGQFDSDLEGQGFTRSPYSQGNSLGADGKNNISPEMESNMVLHITGVIEKGRMNLSFSYSDQQYKEESIKQLGDKYKYHLLRLIRHCMEKEETERTPSDFSIKGLELEDVDDIFGLLEESMK; encoded by the coding sequence ATGATACACAGTCATTCGCTCACAACACCCTATCTATCTGACAAGACAATTCATCAGCTTTTTGAAAGTCAAGCTGAAAAAAACCCAGACAATCCTGCCATTATCCTAGAACAAGAAAAGCTTACCTATCAAGAGCTTAACTCCAAAGCAAATCAACTCGCACGATTATTGATTGAAAAAGGCGTTCAGACTGATCAAATAGTTGGTATTTTCATGGATCGATCGATAGAAATGGTTATTAGCATTCTAGCGATTTTAAAAGCTGGTGGGGCATATGTCCCGATCGACGTTGAATACCCGCAAGAGAGAATTCAATACATGCTAAAAGATAGTCAAACCAAAATAGTTTTAACCCAGCATGCTCTTGTTGGTCTTATCCGCGAAGCTGATTTCCAAGGTCAAGTTATTACTTTTGAAGATCCAGCAATTATGATGCAAGCGGAATTAAATCTTAATTTGGACTGCAAGAATACCGATTTAGCTTATGTAATTTATACATCTGGTACAACAGGAAGTCCAAAGGGAACCATGCTGGAGCATAAAGGTATTGTAAACCTAATCGATTACTTTCAAAAAATACTTGAAATTACACCAAACGACCGAGTCGGGCAATTTGCCAGCATCTCCTTTGATGCATCTGTATCAGAGTTCTTTATGGCATTGCTAACAGGTGCTAGCTTATATATGATTTCTAAGGATACGATAAACGATTTTGTAAGCTTTGAAACATTTATGAACCAGCATAAAATTTCGATTATCACACTGCCACCCACGTATCTTATTCATTTGAACCCAGAGCGCATTTTATATTTGCGTAAACTCATCACAGCAGGTTCAGCCACCTCTTTTCCCCTAGTGAATAAATGGAAAGATAGAGTAACCTACATGAATGCATATGGTCCAACCGAATCGAGCATTTGTGCTTCCACCTGGATAGCAAAAACAGAAGACGCAGGGCAGCAGGCAGTCCCCATTGGTTCACCTATTCAAAATACACAGATTTATATTCTCAATCCAAATTTAGAAGAAGTACCTTTTGGAGAAACGGGTGAACTATGTATCAGTGGGATTGGACTAGCAAGAGGCTATTGGAATCGTCCAGAATTAACTTCCGAGAAATTTATTACTCATCCGTATCTACCCGGTGAAAAAATGTACAAAACAGGGGATTTGGCGAAGTGGCGTTCAGACGGGACCATTGAGTATATAGGACGTATGGATCATCAAGTAAAAATTAGGGGACACCGAGTGGAATTGGGAGAAGTAGAAACTGTTTTATTACGGTATCACAAGATTAGAGAAGCCGCTGTCATTGCTAAGAAAGATGAGCTGGAACAAGCCTATTTATGCGCCTATTTTGTCGAAACAGAGCAAGTCTCACCTGCTGAACTAAGAGAGCATGTTGCAAAAGACCTACCCGTATATATGATTCCTTCCTATTTTGTACGCTTGGATAAGATGCCACTAACTCCGAATGATAAAATTGATCGAAAAGCCCTGCCTGAACCACATGCCTCTCTACTTGATACAACAGAATTTGAAGCACCGACTACTGAAATAGAAGCCATCCTTGCAGAGATTTGGCAGAGTGTATTAGGGAATAACAGAGTTGGTATTCATGATAACTTTTACGCTCTTGGAGGAGATTCAATTAAAGCGATCCAAGTAGCTGCTCGATTGTATGCCTATCAGCTAAAGCTTGAAACAAAGGATTTGCTCAAGCATCCAACCATTACAGAAATTGTCCCCCTTTTAAAGCAAACAAGTAAAAAGAGTGAGCAAGGCATTGTCGAGGGAGAAGTAGGATTAACTCCTATTCAGCAATGGTTCTTTGATCAACAATTTACTAACATGCATCATTATAACCAATCATATGTGCTTTCTCACCCGAATGGAATTGACGAGGTACTCATCCGAAAGGTATTTGACAAAATGATTGAGCATCATGATGCTCTTCGGATGGTATATAAGCGAGTAAATGGAAGGATTAAACAGATCAATCGAGGGAAAACAGGTCCACTATACGACTTTTTCACATTCGACCTAAGATCTAATCAAGATGTACAGCAAGCTATCTATGAGGAATCCTATCGTTTACACAGCCAAATAAATCTAAATGAAGGCCCATTAGTAAAGCTTGGATTATTTCATACCCAAAAGGGTGACCATTTATTTATTGCTATTCATCATTTGATAGTAGATGGTATTTCCTGGCGAATATTATTTGAAGATATTAGTACAGCTTATGCGCAAGTGTTGGAATCAAAAGAGATAGCTTTACCAGAAAAAACGGATTCATTTCAGGAGTGGTCCTTGGAAATTGAGAAATATGCTACTAGTAAGGAGCTTTTACATGAAATTCCTTATTGGCAAGCGCTCGAATCTATTGCAAAACCTACCCCTCTCCCCAAAGATTTTGAGAATTCCTTAGTCAAACAAAATAGTATCCAGCATATGAAAATGGAATTGTCAGTGGAAGACACGGGACATTTATTAAAAAACGTGAATCATGCTTATCAAACAGAAATAAATGATATTTTACTATCCGGGTTAAGTCTTGCACTTCTGGAATGGGCTAAAGTAGATCAAATCCTCATAAATGTAGAGGGGCATGGACGAGAGGATATTATCGAACAAGCTAATATAGCACGAACAGTAGGCTGGTTTACTTGCCAATATCCTGTTCTAGTAAAGATGGATAAATCAGATGATTTGTCTTATCACATAAAGAGTGTTAAAGAGAATTTGCGGAAGATTCCGAACAAAGGGATCGGTTATGAAATCTTAAAATATAAAACTGCAAAAGAAATAAACACTTCTCTTTCCTTTTCTCTTCAACCTTCGATTACTTTCAATTATCTGGGACAATTCGATTCTGATCTGGAGGGTCAAGGTTTTACCCGTTCACCATATAGTCAGGGAAATTCTCTTGGTGCGGATGGGAAGAACAATATCAGTCCGGAAATGGAAAGCAATATGGTTTTACATATCACTGGGGTGATTGAGAAAGGCAGGATGAATCTATCTTTTTCATATAGTGACCAACAATATAAGGAAGAGTCGATTAAACAGCTTGGCGATAAATACAAATATCACCTTCTACGCTTGATTAGACACTGTATGGAGAAGGAGGAAACTGAACGTACACCCAGTGATTTTAGTATAAAAGGTCTTGAACTGGAAGATGTGGACGATATTTTTGGGTTACTAGAAGAATCCATGAAGTAA
- a CDS encoding NADP-dependent oxidoreductase — protein sequence MSEAVNNQILLSSRPVGVPTRDNFTFIKSSIPEVNDNQLLIRTLYLSVDPYMRGRMNDQKSYIPPFQLDQVITGGVIGEVIETKSSEFQVGDVVLGLLGWQNYSVVDAGEVQKIDTNIAPITTALGVLGMPGMTAYFGLLDIGQPQAGETVVVSGAAGAVGMLVGQIAKIKGARVVGIAGSEEKVQYVTEELGFDAAINYKTTPNMQLALEKACPNGVDVYFDNVGGPISDAVLSLINQGARIPLCGQISLYNSEKQDIGPRIQVQLLKKTATMKGFLVTQYTDRYHEGMTQMAQWIKEGKIKYSENIVEGLENVPEAFLGLFTGENTGKQLVKVSDC from the coding sequence ATGAGTGAAGCAGTTAATAATCAGATTTTACTTTCTAGTCGGCCAGTTGGCGTTCCAACAAGAGATAATTTCACCTTCATCAAATCCTCTATTCCTGAAGTCAATGACAATCAGCTTTTAATACGTACTCTATACCTATCTGTTGATCCCTATATGAGGGGGAGAATGAATGATCAAAAATCTTATATACCCCCCTTTCAGCTAGATCAAGTGATAACCGGTGGGGTAATTGGAGAAGTAATAGAAACGAAGTCCTCAGAATTTCAAGTCGGGGATGTTGTCCTTGGTCTATTGGGATGGCAAAATTACTCCGTGGTTGATGCTGGAGAAGTACAAAAAATCGATACAAATATAGCACCAATTACAACCGCATTGGGTGTACTTGGAATGCCTGGAATGACCGCTTATTTTGGTCTATTGGACATCGGCCAACCACAGGCAGGGGAAACCGTAGTTGTTTCAGGGGCCGCAGGAGCGGTGGGAATGCTTGTCGGGCAAATAGCAAAAATCAAAGGGGCACGTGTTGTAGGGATTGCTGGTTCTGAAGAAAAAGTTCAGTATGTAACAGAAGAGCTCGGATTTGATGCCGCAATTAATTATAAAACAACACCAAATATGCAACTAGCATTAGAAAAAGCTTGCCCAAACGGGGTAGACGTTTATTTTGATAATGTGGGTGGTCCGATATCAGATGCCGTTCTGAGCTTGATTAATCAGGGAGCGCGAATTCCTCTCTGCGGTCAGATTTCTCTCTACAATTCAGAGAAGCAGGATATTGGACCTAGGATTCAGGTGCAGCTCCTCAAGAAAACAGCTACTATGAAAGGTTTTTTGGTGACTCAATATACAGATCGTTATCATGAGGGAATGACACAGATGGCCCAGTGGATCAAGGAAGGAAAAATAAAATATTCCGAGAATATTGTAGAAGGTTTGGAGAATGTACCGGAAGCTTTCCTTGGGCTATTTACTGGAGAGAACACTGGTAAGCAATTGGTAAAAGTTTCTGATTGTTAA
- a CDS encoding TetR/AcrR family transcriptional regulator: protein MTNTRGRSRKNEQETKKELIIRLLPFLKKQGISSLKMEDIAKYMDISKATMYKYFSSRTEILEATVEVYVDYILENLHDLSDNESASFVRRFQKVFENSVVLAIFLSDLLLQELKSMYPHLYQRIVEAQKARNDHIKAFYEAGHREGVFLSVNPSLLIAQDELLLPSLLSPVFLIQNHMTLEQALFDYYQMKKHQLLKPELIPDVDDSFIPMQVGQCIQKITWTE from the coding sequence GTGACAAACACTCGAGGCAGATCACGTAAAAATGAGCAAGAGACGAAAAAAGAATTGATTATTCGTCTACTTCCCTTTCTTAAAAAGCAAGGGATCAGCTCTTTGAAAATGGAAGACATTGCAAAATATATGGATATAAGCAAAGCAACGATGTATAAATATTTTTCTTCTCGAACAGAAATCTTAGAAGCGACAGTAGAAGTGTACGTTGATTATATCCTTGAGAACCTTCATGACTTATCTGATAACGAATCTGCTTCTTTCGTACGCCGCTTCCAAAAGGTTTTTGAAAACTCGGTGGTTCTGGCTATTTTTTTATCAGATTTATTATTACAGGAACTAAAAAGCATGTATCCTCATTTATACCAGCGAATTGTTGAGGCGCAAAAAGCTCGTAACGATCATATTAAAGCTTTTTATGAAGCTGGTCATAGAGAAGGTGTGTTCCTTTCTGTTAATCCTTCTTTATTAATTGCTCAGGACGAGCTACTCCTGCCAAGTTTACTTAGTCCTGTTTTTTTGATTCAAAATCACATGACTTTAGAACAAGCCTTATTTGATTACTATCAGATGAAAAAGCATCAACTGCTCAAACCAGAGCTTATTCCTGACGTAGATGACTCATTCATTCCCATGCAGGTAGGACAATGTATTCAAAAAATTACGTGGACAGAGTAG